The proteins below come from a single Saccharophagus degradans 2-40 genomic window:
- a CDS encoding circularly permuted type 2 ATP-grasp protein — translation MSQSQSQTSNIHTAQIPLAYRKAKAHVDEVFTPTGEQREHWNYLLESLKTLGAGGLSDRQAKALRILRDDGATYNIYGDSASLSRTWELDLVPALISSGQWNKIESGLLERAELLNALLKDIYGPRDLIRHGIIPPEALFSHNGFLRPCQGIVTPGDQELILHAVDMVRDADGEMCVLADRTQAPSGMGYALENRTVMSRVLPSLFRDSQVHRLATFFQRLRQKLASMSEAHDQPRIVLLTPGAHNETYFEHAYLANYLGFPLVQSGDLVVRNGFLWMKSLDGLSRVDVILRRVDDWFCDPVELRGDSQLGVPGLLEVVRANRVVIANPLGSGVLENPVLLKYLPQISKALLGREPRMKSIPTYWCGDKKDMEYITSHFDQLVIKPISRGVGRSSVLTHTLSKKDREQWLQRIKAQPANYVAQTCLIASHLPTFINGELQPRPAIVRSYAVAFEKSYYLMPGGLTRVGTEEGGFLISAQAGSQSKDTWVIASEPERVENDSAGGDTLIVSGDEHLMSLPSRVVENLFWMGRYAERAEASLRILRTVFVLLNGEEIISETSRKYLLQTVSAITATLPGFHSPELQANPDKELLSLTKDANRAGSVHFNLNAMLRCADESKELLSSDTLRVINDIRDGLDDLEQSLSGGMASAPEEALDPFVTALMALAGLARESMVHGIGWQFMEIGRRIERGVQTICIMDQLLTPVLSENDQKTLMQALLTSVEGLISYRRRYRARMGVKQVLELVMMDTANPRSLLFQFSELKSQLATLPKAKAKAYELSPDERVILEGETAIRLASLDVMCEEHKEGRTQLSAHLKQFNNLLGDLSIVISEKHFEHRIGPQQLVSRLSEEL, via the coding sequence GTGTCGCAATCTCAAAGCCAAACTTCCAACATTCATACAGCGCAAATCCCCCTTGCCTACCGCAAGGCGAAAGCGCATGTGGACGAGGTTTTTACGCCCACCGGCGAGCAGCGGGAGCATTGGAACTACCTGTTAGAAAGCCTAAAAACATTGGGGGCAGGCGGTTTAAGTGACCGTCAAGCCAAGGCCCTGCGTATTCTGCGCGACGATGGCGCCACCTATAATATTTACGGCGATAGCGCCAGCCTAAGCCGCACCTGGGAGCTAGACCTTGTTCCCGCACTTATTAGCAGCGGCCAATGGAACAAAATAGAATCTGGCTTGCTCGAGCGCGCCGAGCTACTTAACGCCCTATTAAAAGATATATACGGCCCGCGCGATTTAATTCGCCACGGCATTATTCCGCCAGAAGCGCTGTTTAGTCACAACGGCTTTTTGCGCCCTTGCCAAGGTATTGTTACCCCCGGCGATCAAGAGCTTATATTGCACGCCGTCGATATGGTGCGCGATGCCGACGGTGAAATGTGCGTACTGGCAGATCGCACCCAAGCCCCCAGCGGCATGGGCTACGCCTTAGAAAACCGCACGGTTATGTCGCGGGTGTTGCCCAGCTTGTTCCGCGATAGCCAAGTGCACCGCTTGGCCACGTTCTTCCAGCGCCTGCGTCAAAAGCTGGCGTCTATGAGCGAAGCGCACGACCAACCGCGCATAGTGCTGCTTACCCCCGGCGCCCATAACGAAACCTATTTCGAGCACGCCTACTTAGCTAACTACCTTGGGTTTCCGCTGGTACAAAGCGGCGACTTAGTGGTGCGCAACGGCTTTTTGTGGATGAAATCCCTCGATGGCTTAAGCCGCGTAGATGTGATTTTACGGCGCGTAGACGATTGGTTTTGCGACCCCGTAGAGCTGCGCGGCGATTCTCAATTGGGTGTGCCCGGCCTGCTAGAAGTGGTGCGCGCAAACCGTGTGGTTATTGCTAACCCGCTGGGTTCCGGCGTATTAGAAAACCCCGTATTGCTTAAATACCTGCCGCAAATAAGCAAAGCATTGCTTGGCCGCGAACCGCGTATGAAATCTATTCCCACCTATTGGTGTGGCGATAAAAAAGATATGGAGTACATCACCAGCCATTTTGATCAGCTGGTAATTAAGCCTATTTCGCGCGGCGTAGGGCGCAGCAGTGTGCTTACCCATACGCTAAGCAAAAAAGATCGCGAACAATGGCTGCAACGCATCAAAGCACAACCGGCCAACTATGTGGCGCAAACCTGCTTAATTGCCAGCCATCTGCCTACTTTTATTAACGGCGAACTACAGCCAAGGCCGGCCATTGTGCGCAGCTATGCGGTGGCGTTCGAAAAATCCTATTACTTGATGCCCGGCGGCTTAACCCGAGTGGGTACCGAAGAGGGCGGCTTTTTAATTTCTGCCCAAGCAGGTTCGCAAAGTAAAGATACCTGGGTAATAGCCTCCGAACCCGAGCGCGTAGAAAACGACAGTGCAGGTGGCGATACGTTAATAGTCTCGGGCGACGAACACCTAATGAGCCTGCCCAGCCGCGTAGTAGAAAACCTATTTTGGATGGGCCGTTACGCCGAGCGCGCAGAAGCGTCGCTGCGTATACTGCGCACCGTGTTTGTATTGCTTAACGGCGAAGAAATTATTTCTGAAACCAGTCGCAAATATTTACTGCAAACCGTATCGGCCATTACTGCAACCTTGCCGGGCTTTCACTCGCCAGAATTGCAAGCCAACCCAGATAAAGAATTACTGTCGCTAACCAAAGACGCCAATCGCGCTGGCAGTGTGCACTTTAATTTAAATGCCATGTTGCGCTGTGCCGATGAATCTAAAGAGCTACTCTCATCCGATACACTGCGCGTAATAAACGATATACGCGATGGCCTCGATGATTTAGAGCAGTCTTTAAGCGGCGGTATGGCATCTGCCCCCGAAGAAGCGCTCGACCCTTTTGTAACGGCACTTATGGCCTTAGCTGGTTTAGCGCGCGAAAGTATGGTGCACGGCATAGGCTGGCAGTTTATGGAAATTGGCCGCCGCATAGAACGCGGTGTGCAAACCATATGCATAATGGATCAATTACTAACTCCCGTGCTTAGCGAAAACGATCAAAAAACCTTAATGCAAGCGCTGCTTACTTCGGTAGAAGGTTTAATAAGCTATCGCCGCCGCTACCGCGCGCGCATGGGGGTGAAGCAAGTACTCGAGCTGGTAATGATGGATACCGCCAACCCGCGCTCGCTGTTGTTTCAATTTAGCGAATTAAAAAGCCAGTTGGCAACCCTGCCCAAGGCCAAAGCAAAAGCCTATGAATTAAGCCCAGACGAGCGCGTAATTCTCGAAGGTGAAACCGCCATACGTTTAGCGTCGTTAGATGTAATGTGCGAAGAGCACAAAGAAGGACGCACCCAATTGTCTGCTCACCTTAAACAGTTTAATAACTTATTAGGCGACCTAAGTATTGTGATTAGCGAGAAACATTTCGAGCACCGCATTGGGCCGCAGCAGTTAGTTAGCCGGTTGTCGGAGGAATTGTGA
- a CDS encoding alpha-E domain-containing protein gives MTMLSKVAERVYWTARYLERAENTARLIQVYDNLLFDLPRNVDLSWYNLITLNSQQIDFEDRYKVHDERNVIKFLVGDESNPSSIVSSLALIRENVRTTRDVVPEETWELTNELSLYVQENLQQGINRSKRHQFLDGVVKGCQQILGLLYGTMPHDAAWYFLRLGRNLERADMTTRIVDAGVAAVLSLEEDDTVVNSRQIIWGNVLRSAGADQSYRRTVRTSVKGEAVLNYLLEDPAFPRSIHHCLAAIADSAAKLPRSRPVVTSLQELQATVFEDVNYDELGMPLRDYLNELQLKLATIHSIIANRWFPTI, from the coding sequence ATGACAATGCTATCTAAAGTAGCAGAAAGGGTGTATTGGACAGCGCGCTACCTAGAGCGTGCAGAAAACACCGCGCGTTTAATTCAGGTATACGACAACCTACTGTTCGACTTGCCGCGCAACGTCGACCTAAGTTGGTACAACCTTATTACCCTAAATAGCCAACAAATAGATTTTGAAGATCGCTACAAAGTGCACGACGAGCGCAACGTTATTAAGTTTTTGGTGGGCGACGAATCTAACCCTTCTTCGATTGTGTCGTCGCTGGCGCTAATTCGTGAAAACGTACGCACCACCCGCGATGTTGTGCCAGAAGAAACCTGGGAGCTAACCAACGAGCTAAGCCTGTATGTGCAAGAAAACTTACAGCAGGGCATCAACCGCTCTAAGCGTCACCAGTTTCTAGATGGCGTAGTAAAAGGCTGCCAACAAATTTTAGGTTTGCTATACGGCACCATGCCACACGACGCCGCATGGTATTTCTTGCGCTTAGGCAGAAACCTAGAGCGTGCCGATATGACTACTCGCATAGTTGATGCTGGTGTAGCGGCGGTGTTATCGCTAGAGGAAGACGACACAGTAGTGAACAGCCGCCAAATTATTTGGGGCAACGTATTGCGCTCTGCCGGTGCCGATCAAAGCTACCGCCGCACAGTAAGAACCTCGGTTAAGGGCGAAGCAGTACTTAATTACCTGCTAGAAGACCCAGCATTTCCGCGTTCTATTCATCACTGCTTAGCGGCAATTGCAGATTCTGCTGCAAAATTACCGCGATCGCGGCCAGTGGTCACATCTTTGCAAGAATTACAGGCCACAGTATTTGAAGATGTAAATTACGATGAGCTGGGCATGCCCCTGCGCGATTACCTGAATGAACTGCAGTTAAAACTGGCAACAATCCATTCGATAATTGCCAACCGGTGGTTTCCAACCATTTAA
- a CDS encoding DUF2126 domain-containing protein, translating to MTIRVALQHNTYYKFDRMVNLSPHVVRLRPAPHSRTPITSYSLKVKPETHFINWQQDAFGNYLARLVFPDKTKEFSVEVEVIADMTVINPFDFFLEEYAEKFPFEYEDQQKKELLPYLEAKDYGPKFAELVKGVSLKSRPTNDFLVELNQSIQKIVDYTIRLEPGVQTPEETLEKKLGSCRDSAWLLVQLFRHLGVAARFASGYLVQLKADEKSLDGPSGAEEDFTDLHAWCEVFLPGAGWVGLDPTSGLFASEGHIPLACTPDPSSAAPIAGFTDKCEVEFDFLNTVARIHEDPRVTKPYTEQQWQEVLALGKFVDSKLEAGDVRLTMGGEPTFVSIDDMESAQWNTAALGEDKLRLAKTLLLKLRDHFAPHGLLHYGQGKWYPGEEIPRWALGLFWRKDNEPLWADHKLLARVDKDYGHGLTTSTKFARKLAAKLGLEKDFAQPAYEDGLHYLLEERSLPNNIDKLCNSVMRNDLSRKRLVHLLEKGIDKPTGFVLPLAKDLANNWISSKWPMRRERIVLIPGDSPMGLRLPLGSLPLEEEKELDVKPDPFEQRQSLAPHSELLQGAEKIQPQVAEPVKEPNAKQTQTVPVVRTALCVESRKGKLHLFIPPIPLLDDYVALIAAIEAVAKEMDVPVIIEGYEPPRDSRLVKLLVTPDPGVIEVNIHPANNWDEIVATTSELYKAARESRLGTEKFMLDGRHSGTGGGNHVTLGAATPADSPFLRRPDLLRSFVTYWQHHPSLSYLFSGGFVGPTSQAPRADEGRDEMLYEMEIAFEQMPDGFVNEPWLVDRLMRNLLIDITGNTHRAEFCIDKLYSPDSPTGRLGILEFRGFEMPPHYQMSLVQMLLIRALTARFWQNPYKQPLVRWGTLLHDKFMLPHHVWADVKDVVKDLNDHGFPFREEWLLPFQEFRFPHYGRVEVDDIELELCWAVEPWHVLGEEIGSSGTARYVDSSVERLQVKLTGLTEGRHVVACNGRRVPLRNTGKKGEYVAGVRYRAWAPPSALHPTLGTHTPLVFDIIDAWNGRAIGGCTYHVSHPGGRTYETFPVNAFEAESRRVNRFDQMGHTPGPITPRPDLNAVREFFPHGKLPKPMAPPPEEPAGEYPYTLDLRRKPR from the coding sequence ATGACTATCCGTGTCGCTTTACAGCACAACACGTATTATAAATTCGACCGCATGGTTAACCTGTCGCCCCATGTCGTGCGCTTGCGCCCCGCGCCCCATAGCCGTACGCCTATTACCAGCTACAGCCTTAAAGTAAAACCCGAAACGCATTTTATAAACTGGCAGCAAGACGCCTTTGGCAACTACCTTGCGCGGTTGGTGTTCCCCGATAAAACCAAAGAGTTTTCGGTAGAAGTAGAAGTTATTGCCGATATGACGGTAATCAACCCGTTCGATTTCTTCCTAGAAGAGTATGCCGAAAAATTTCCGTTTGAATACGAAGATCAACAAAAGAAAGAGTTGCTGCCCTACCTAGAAGCCAAAGATTACGGCCCCAAGTTTGCAGAGCTAGTAAAAGGTGTATCGCTTAAATCTAGGCCCACCAACGACTTTTTAGTAGAGCTTAACCAAAGCATTCAAAAAATAGTGGATTACACCATCCGCCTAGAGCCGGGTGTGCAAACGCCAGAAGAAACCCTAGAGAAAAAGCTGGGTTCCTGTCGCGACTCGGCGTGGTTACTGGTGCAGTTGTTCCGCCACTTGGGCGTAGCTGCGCGCTTTGCGTCGGGTTATTTGGTGCAGTTAAAAGCCGACGAAAAATCATTAGATGGCCCCTCGGGCGCAGAAGAAGATTTCACTGACTTACACGCGTGGTGCGAAGTATTTTTACCCGGTGCAGGCTGGGTAGGGCTAGACCCAACCTCGGGCTTGTTTGCCAGCGAAGGCCATATCCCACTTGCGTGTACGCCAGACCCAAGTTCTGCCGCACCCATTGCCGGCTTTACCGATAAGTGCGAAGTAGAATTCGACTTTTTAAATACCGTCGCGCGCATCCACGAAGACCCGCGCGTAACCAAACCTTACACCGAGCAGCAGTGGCAAGAAGTACTTGCTCTAGGTAAATTTGTAGATAGCAAATTAGAAGCCGGTGATGTGCGCCTTACCATGGGTGGCGAGCCAACGTTTGTTTCTATAGACGATATGGAATCGGCACAGTGGAACACCGCCGCCCTAGGCGAAGATAAGCTGCGCTTAGCGAAAACCCTACTGTTAAAACTGCGCGATCACTTTGCCCCGCACGGCTTACTGCATTACGGTCAAGGTAAGTGGTACCCGGGCGAAGAAATTCCGCGCTGGGCGCTGGGTTTATTTTGGCGTAAAGATAACGAGCCACTGTGGGCCGATCACAAACTCCTAGCGCGAGTAGATAAAGACTACGGCCACGGTTTAACTACCAGCACCAAATTTGCACGCAAACTGGCTGCCAAACTGGGCCTGGAAAAAGACTTTGCCCAACCCGCCTATGAAGATGGTTTGCATTACCTGCTAGAAGAACGCTCGCTGCCCAACAACATAGATAAACTGTGCAACTCGGTAATGCGCAACGATTTAAGCCGTAAACGCTTAGTGCATTTACTTGAAAAGGGCATAGATAAACCCACAGGTTTTGTACTGCCCCTAGCCAAAGACTTAGCCAACAATTGGATAAGTAGCAAATGGCCAATGCGACGCGAGCGCATTGTGCTTATTCCAGGTGACTCCCCCATGGGGCTGCGTTTGCCATTGGGGTCGCTACCGCTCGAAGAAGAAAAAGAACTCGATGTAAAACCCGATCCGTTCGAGCAACGCCAGTCGTTGGCTCCGCACAGCGAATTGCTACAAGGCGCAGAAAAAATTCAGCCGCAAGTGGCCGAGCCGGTAAAAGAACCAAACGCAAAACAAACGCAAACCGTACCCGTTGTGCGCACCGCGTTATGTGTAGAAAGCCGCAAGGGCAAACTGCATTTATTTATTCCGCCCATTCCGCTATTGGATGATTATGTAGCGCTTATTGCGGCCATAGAAGCCGTAGCCAAAGAAATGGATGTGCCGGTAATTATTGAAGGCTACGAGCCACCGCGCGATTCGCGCCTTGTTAAATTATTGGTTACACCAGACCCAGGTGTAATAGAAGTCAACATTCACCCAGCGAACAACTGGGATGAAATAGTCGCCACTACTTCCGAGCTATATAAAGCCGCACGCGAGTCGCGTTTAGGCACCGAGAAGTTTATGTTAGATGGTCGTCACTCCGGTACCGGCGGCGGCAACCACGTAACCCTAGGTGCGGCCACGCCCGCCGATAGCCCATTTTTGCGCAGGCCAGATTTACTGCGCAGCTTTGTGACCTATTGGCAGCACCACCCCAGCTTGTCGTATTTGTTCTCTGGTGGGTTTGTGGGGCCAACCAGTCAGGCGCCGCGCGCCGACGAAGGCCGCGACGAAATGCTTTACGAAATGGAAATAGCTTTCGAGCAAATGCCAGATGGTTTTGTCAACGAACCGTGGCTAGTCGATCGACTAATGCGCAACCTGCTAATAGACATTACCGGCAACACGCACCGGGCAGAATTTTGTATAGACAAACTCTACTCGCCAGATTCACCCACAGGGCGGCTGGGCATATTGGAGTTCCGCGGTTTTGAAATGCCGCCGCACTATCAAATGTCGCTGGTACAAATGTTGTTAATTCGCGCCTTAACCGCGCGTTTTTGGCAAAACCCTTACAAGCAACCGCTGGTGCGCTGGGGTACGTTGCTACACGATAAATTTATGTTGCCTCACCACGTGTGGGCCGACGTAAAAGATGTGGTTAAAGACCTAAACGACCACGGTTTTCCGTTCCGCGAAGAGTGGTTGTTGCCGTTCCAAGAATTCCGCTTCCCCCATTACGGTCGGGTAGAAGTAGACGATATCGAATTGGAGCTGTGCTGGGCCGTAGAGCCTTGGCATGTGCTGGGCGAAGAGATAGGCAGCTCGGGTACTGCGCGCTACGTCGACTCGTCGGTAGAGCGCTTACAGGTAAAACTTACAGGCTTAACTGAGGGGCGGCATGTGGTTGCTTGTAACGGTCGCCGTGTGCCGCTGCGCAACACAGGTAAAAAAGGCGAGTATGTTGCTGGGGTACGCTACCGCGCCTGGGCACCGCCTTCGGCATTGCACCCTACATTGGGCACGCACACACCATTGGTGTTCGATATTATTGATGCATGGAATGGCCGCGCCATTGGCGGTTGTACTTACCATGTATCGCACCCGGGCGGTCGCACTTACGAAACCTTCCCTGTAAACGCGTTCGAAGCCGAGTCGCGCAGGGTAAATAGGTTCGATCAAATGGGGCACACCCCTGGGCCAATTACCCCGCGCCCAGACCTAAACGCAGTACGCGAGTTCTTCCCGCACGGTAAGTTACCTAAGCCTATGGCGCCGCCGCCAGAAGAACCAGCAGGTGAATACCCATACACCTTAGACTTAAGACGAAAGCCTAGATAA